The Megachile rotundata isolate GNS110a chromosome 3, iyMegRotu1, whole genome shotgun sequence genome includes a window with the following:
- the l(2)gl gene encoding LLGL domain-containing protein l(2)gl isoform X17, with translation MLKFIRGKGQQPTAERQKLQKDLFAFRKTVQHGFPNKPTALAWDPSLRLMIIGTASGAIKVFGRPGVEFYGQHTIESGEHAVTKIVALPNEGRVVSLCDDNSLHLWEINESSVVETKSLSLEGKLKKISAMCLESSGEHLLLGTEGGNIYLLNLKTFLVPDNIIYQDVVMQNVPDDYKKNPGAVEAIAEQPGHPDNILIGYNRGLMVLWNKATPGAQQTFVSTQQLESVHWVSETRFVSSHNDGSYAFWSPGSDAMLESTTPYGPFPCKAVTKILVYPTAEHGELVLFSGGMQRASYGDRHTITVMTKEKHVVFDFTSKVIDFFTVFPKQQDDKETPDDGPEALIVLAEEEVVAIDLINPEWKMMALPYLVSLHASAVTCSQHVPNVPEELWDSIVAAGKAQTEHLYSDRAWPIDGGIILNQKSANEKPKGRELLLTGHEDGTVRFWNASDVALTPLYKYNSSILFTGEHLDVLEQPPEDDENEWPPFRKVGTFDPYSDDPRLAVKKVLLCPLSSTLVVAGTAGHVITATVSSEPANKEIKAVTMNIVNDRDGFVWKGHDHLPVRTTSISFAVGFQPQSLLQLYPPAAVTALAIHSEWGLLAAGTAHGLAVFDYTRAKAVNVKCTLNPNDLSGAGDTPISRRKSFKKSLRESFRRLRKGRSQRRATTAGSPTRNPTEKKKDVSSVASSPIGDLSPIELKPVERQVEARPVDDALGSMVRCLYFARSYIISMQNTTPTLWAGTNNGTVYVFTLAIPAGVRRTEEDVNCTLGKEIQLKHRAPVIAITILDGSSVPLPEPFEAEKGVSPGPDMASPHRVVIASEEQFKIFNLPSLKPYCKYKLTAHEGSRVRKTGFAKFSCPVEPAGTHEETCLLCLTNLGDCLLLSIPELRRQLNAAAIKREDINGISSLTFTKAGEALYLHSSSELQRISLSTSKVTKANCALNLPPNARSYPEADSEETQEQGIVEGAAETEGETAQGSQPTTVQRTIVENGVVGSTDGEESPKEPSLQPAASTNDVNGEDDRQDLSSIGDITIDSVKDHLLNATSSEELHSRLAGLKMEVTSRTSEISTQNQSLVVKTTTVVSQTTNTTTASTTVEREIRSGTETTTTHATITLPPNVEISDILQ, from the exons ATGTTGAAGTTTATCAGAGGGAAGGGCCAACAACCTACGGCCGAACGACAGAAACTACAAAAGGATCTTTTTGCTTTTCGAAAG ACGGTGCAGCATGGCTTCCCAAACAAACCAACAGCTCTAGCATGGGATCCAAGCTTGCGACTGATGATCATTGGCACGGCGTCCGGAGCCATCAAGGT ATTTGGCAGGCCGGGTGTCGAATTCTATGGACAACACACCATCGAGAGCGGGGAACACGCTGTCACGAAGATCGTCGCGCTGCCTAACGAG GGTCGCGTGGTGTCGTTGTGCGATGACAATTCTCTTCACCTGTGGGAGATCAACGAGAGTTCGGTGGTCGAAACGAAATCGCTTTCGTTGGAAGGAAAACTGAAGAAAATTTCGGCGATGTGTCTCGAGTCAAGCGGCGAACATCTGCTTCTGGGAACGGAAGGAGGCAATATTTACCTGCTGAATTTGAAAACGTTCTTGGTGCCAGACAATATCATCTACCAGGATGTCGTAATGCAAAA TGTACCAGATGATTACAAGAAGAATCCAGGTGCGGTCGAGGCAATAGCGGAACAACCGGGTCATCCGGACAATATTCTGATAGGTTACAATCGTGGCTTGATGGTTCTATGGAACAAAGCGACTCCTGGCGCTCAACAG ACATTCGTCTCCACGCAGCAGTTGGAATCTGTCCATTGGGTCTCCGAGACCCGTTTCGTTTCCTCGCACAACGACGGATCGTACGCGTTTTGGAGTCCAGGAAGCGATGCTATGCTGGAATCGACCACTCCCTATGGACCGTTCCCGTGCAAAGCCGTTACCAAGATCCTAGTCTATCCAACTGCCGA GCACGGGGAACTTGTTTTATTTTCGGGTGGAATGCAACGTGCCAGTTACGGTGATCGTCACACGATCACCGTCATGACAAAGGAGAAACACGTGGTCTTTGATTTCACCTCGAAAGTGATCGATTTCTTCACCGTGTTCCCGAAGCAACAGGACGATAAAGAGACTCCCGACGATGGCCCGGAAGCGCTCATAGTCTTGGCCGAAGAAGAAGTGGTAGCCATCGATTTAATTAATCCTGAATGGAAGATGATGGCCTTACCTTACTTGGTGTCTCTCCACGCTAGCGCG GTGACCTGTTCGCAACACGTCCCGAACGTGCCCGAAGAATTATGGGACAGTATCGTGGCCGCTGGAAAAGCACAGACCGAGCATTTATATTCGGACAGAGCATGGCCTATAGACGGCGGTATCATTCTTAACCAGAAATCGGCCAACGAGAAACCGAAAGGAAGAGAATTGTTGCTTACCGGCCACGAGGATGGAACCGTCAGATTCTGGAACGCGTCCGACGTAGCTTTGACGCCTCtctataaatataattcatctATACTGTTCACCGGCGAACACTTGGACGTTCTCGAACAACCACCGGAGGACGACGAGAACGAATGGCCGCCGTTTAGAAAAGTCGGAACGTTCGATCCGTACTCGGATGATCCGCGACTCGCCGTCAAAAAGGTTTTACTTTGTCCTCTTTCCTCGACGTTGGTGGTTGCTGGCACGGCTGGTCACGTGATCACAGCTACCGTATCCTCCGAGCCAGCTAACAAAGAAATCAAGGCTGTTACGATGAACATTGTAAACGATCGTGATGGATTCGTGTGGAAAGGTCACGATCATCTGCCAGTAAGAACGACCAGCATATCTTTCGCGGTCGGTTTCCAACCACAAAGTCTTCTTCAATTATATCCACCGGCTGCGGTCACCGCGTTGGCTATACACAGTGAATGGGGATTACTGGCTGCTGGCACGGCCCACGGTTTGGCAGTTTTCGATTACACGAGAGCGAAGGCTGTTAACGTTAAGTGCACGCTCAATCCAAACG ATCTTTCTGGAGCGGGTGATACGCCTATTTCTAGACGAAAATCGTTTAAGAAGTCGTTGAGAGAGTCTTTTAGAAGATTAAGGAAAGGGAGATCGCAGCGTAGAGCGACGACTGCTGGTAGTCCGACGAGAAATCCTACGGAAAAGAAGAAAGATGT TTCCAGTGTCGCGTCTTCACCGATCGGCGATCTCTCGCCGATAGAGTTGAAACCTGTAGAAAGACAAGTCGAAGCGAGACCAGTAGACGACGCATTGGGCTCGATGGTTCGATGTTTATATTTTGCTAGGAGTTATATCATAAGCA TGCAAAATACAACCCCTACACTTTGGGCGGGTACCAATAACGGTACGGTCTATGTATTCACCTTAGCGATTCCCGCCGGTGTTAGAAGAACGGAGGAGGATGTAAATTGTACATTAGGAAAAGAGATTCAATTAAAGCACAGAGCGCCGGTGATCGCTATAACGATTCTCGATGGATCTAGCGTTCCGCTACCGGAGCCGTTCGAAGCCGAAAAAGGTGTGAGTCCTGGTCCCGACATGGCATCTCCTCACAGAGTCGTGATCGCTAGCGAGGAACAATTCAAAATCTTCAATCTTCCGTCGTTGAAACCTTATTGTAAATACAAGCTTACCGCGCACGAGGGTTCGCGTGTAAGGAAAACAGGTTTTGCAAAATTCTCCTGTCCAGTTGAACCTGCCGGCACGCATGAAGAAACTTGTTTATTATGCCTGACCAATCTCGGAGATTGTTTACTGCTCAGTATTCCAGAATTGAGAAGGCAGCTCAACGCAGCGGCCATTAAACGAGAAGATATCAA CGGAATTTCCTCGCTAACCTTTACGAAAGCTGGTGAAGCTTTGTACCTGCACTCCAGTTCGGAACTTCAACGAATTTCATTGTCGACCAGTAAAGTAACGAAAGCGAATTGCGCTCTCAATTTACCGCCAAATGCTAGATCGTACCCGGAAGCTGACAGCGAAGAGACGCAAGAGCAAGGGATCGTCGAAGGAGCGGCTGAAACGGAAGGAGAGACGGCGCAAGGAAGTCAACCGACCACGGTACAGAGGACGATCGTAGAAAACGGTGTAGTCGGTTCCA CCGACGGTGAAGAATCTCCGAAAGAACCTTCTTTGCAACCAGCTGCAAGCACCAACGATGTCAACGGAGAGGATGATCGTCAAGACTTGAGTTCTATAGGAGACATCACGATCGATAGCGTGAAGGATCACTTACT AAATGCAACATCCTCCGAAGAACTTCATAGTCGTCTTGCAGGGCTTAAAATGGAAGTGACTTCTCgaacttctgaaatttctacacAGAATCAATCCTTAGTGGTAAAGACTACCACCGTTGTTTCGCAAACAACCAACACTACCACCGCCA GCACTACAGTAGAGAGAGAGATACGCAGCGGTACTGAGACTACAACGACACACGCTACCATCACTCTACCTCCAAACGTCGAG ATCAGTGACATTCTACAATAA
- the l(2)gl gene encoding LLGL domain-containing protein l(2)gl isoform X4 gives MLKFIRGKGQQPTAERQKLQKDLFAFRKTVQHGFPNKPTALAWDPSLRLMIIGTASGAIKVFGRPGVEFYGQHTIESGEHAVTKIVALPNEGRVVSLCDDNSLHLWEINESSVVETKSLSLEGKLKKISAMCLESSGEHLLLGTEGGNIYLLNLKTFLVPDNIIYQDVVMQNVPDDYKKNPGAVEAIAEQPGHPDNILIGYNRGLMVLWNKATPGAQQTFVSTQQLESVHWVSETRFVSSHNDGSYAFWSPGSDAMLESTTPYGPFPCKAVTKILVYPTAEHGELVLFSGGMQRASYGDRHTITVMTKEKHVVFDFTSKVIDFFTVFPKQQDDKETPDDGPEALIVLAEEEVVAIDLINPEWKMMALPYLVSLHASAVTCSQHVPNVPEELWDSIVAAGKAQTEHLYSDRAWPIDGGIILNQKSANEKPKGRELLLTGHEDGTVRFWNASDVALTPLYKYNSSILFTGEHLDVLEQPPEDDENEWPPFRKVGTFDPYSDDPRLAVKKVLLCPLSSTLVVAGTAGHVITATVSSEPANKEIKAVTMNIVNDRDGFVWKGHDHLPVRTTSISFAVGFQPQSLLQLYPPAAVTALAIHSEWGLLAAGTAHGLAVFDYTRAKAVNVKCTLNPNDLSGAGDTPISRRKSFKKSLRESFRRLRKGRSQRRATTAGSPTRNPTEKKKDVSSVASSPIGDLSPIELKPVERQVEARPVDDALGSMVRCLYFARSYIISMQNTTPTLWAGTNNGTVYVFTLAIPAGVRRTEEDVNCTLGKEIQLKHRAPVIAITILDGSSVPLPEPFEAEKGVSPGPDMASPHRVVIASEEQFKIFNLPSLKPYCKYKLTAHEGSRVRKTGFAKFSCPVEPAGTHEETCLLCLTNLGDCLLLSIPELRRQLNAAAIKREDINGISSLTFTKAGEALYLHSSSELQRISLSTSKVTKANCALNLPPNARSYPEADSEETQEQGIVEGAAETEGETAQGSQPTTVQRTIVENGVVGSTDGEESPKEPSLQPAASTNDVNGEDDRQDLSSIGDITIDSVKDHLLNSSLFRNATSSEELHSRLAGLKMEVTSRTSEISTQNQSLVVKTTTVVSQTTNTTTASTTVEREIRSGTETTTTHATITLPPNVEISDILQ, from the exons ATGTTGAAGTTTATCAGAGGGAAGGGCCAACAACCTACGGCCGAACGACAGAAACTACAAAAGGATCTTTTTGCTTTTCGAAAG ACGGTGCAGCATGGCTTCCCAAACAAACCAACAGCTCTAGCATGGGATCCAAGCTTGCGACTGATGATCATTGGCACGGCGTCCGGAGCCATCAAGGT ATTTGGCAGGCCGGGTGTCGAATTCTATGGACAACACACCATCGAGAGCGGGGAACACGCTGTCACGAAGATCGTCGCGCTGCCTAACGAG GGTCGCGTGGTGTCGTTGTGCGATGACAATTCTCTTCACCTGTGGGAGATCAACGAGAGTTCGGTGGTCGAAACGAAATCGCTTTCGTTGGAAGGAAAACTGAAGAAAATTTCGGCGATGTGTCTCGAGTCAAGCGGCGAACATCTGCTTCTGGGAACGGAAGGAGGCAATATTTACCTGCTGAATTTGAAAACGTTCTTGGTGCCAGACAATATCATCTACCAGGATGTCGTAATGCAAAA TGTACCAGATGATTACAAGAAGAATCCAGGTGCGGTCGAGGCAATAGCGGAACAACCGGGTCATCCGGACAATATTCTGATAGGTTACAATCGTGGCTTGATGGTTCTATGGAACAAAGCGACTCCTGGCGCTCAACAG ACATTCGTCTCCACGCAGCAGTTGGAATCTGTCCATTGGGTCTCCGAGACCCGTTTCGTTTCCTCGCACAACGACGGATCGTACGCGTTTTGGAGTCCAGGAAGCGATGCTATGCTGGAATCGACCACTCCCTATGGACCGTTCCCGTGCAAAGCCGTTACCAAGATCCTAGTCTATCCAACTGCCGA GCACGGGGAACTTGTTTTATTTTCGGGTGGAATGCAACGTGCCAGTTACGGTGATCGTCACACGATCACCGTCATGACAAAGGAGAAACACGTGGTCTTTGATTTCACCTCGAAAGTGATCGATTTCTTCACCGTGTTCCCGAAGCAACAGGACGATAAAGAGACTCCCGACGATGGCCCGGAAGCGCTCATAGTCTTGGCCGAAGAAGAAGTGGTAGCCATCGATTTAATTAATCCTGAATGGAAGATGATGGCCTTACCTTACTTGGTGTCTCTCCACGCTAGCGCG GTGACCTGTTCGCAACACGTCCCGAACGTGCCCGAAGAATTATGGGACAGTATCGTGGCCGCTGGAAAAGCACAGACCGAGCATTTATATTCGGACAGAGCATGGCCTATAGACGGCGGTATCATTCTTAACCAGAAATCGGCCAACGAGAAACCGAAAGGAAGAGAATTGTTGCTTACCGGCCACGAGGATGGAACCGTCAGATTCTGGAACGCGTCCGACGTAGCTTTGACGCCTCtctataaatataattcatctATACTGTTCACCGGCGAACACTTGGACGTTCTCGAACAACCACCGGAGGACGACGAGAACGAATGGCCGCCGTTTAGAAAAGTCGGAACGTTCGATCCGTACTCGGATGATCCGCGACTCGCCGTCAAAAAGGTTTTACTTTGTCCTCTTTCCTCGACGTTGGTGGTTGCTGGCACGGCTGGTCACGTGATCACAGCTACCGTATCCTCCGAGCCAGCTAACAAAGAAATCAAGGCTGTTACGATGAACATTGTAAACGATCGTGATGGATTCGTGTGGAAAGGTCACGATCATCTGCCAGTAAGAACGACCAGCATATCTTTCGCGGTCGGTTTCCAACCACAAAGTCTTCTTCAATTATATCCACCGGCTGCGGTCACCGCGTTGGCTATACACAGTGAATGGGGATTACTGGCTGCTGGCACGGCCCACGGTTTGGCAGTTTTCGATTACACGAGAGCGAAGGCTGTTAACGTTAAGTGCACGCTCAATCCAAACG ATCTTTCTGGAGCGGGTGATACGCCTATTTCTAGACGAAAATCGTTTAAGAAGTCGTTGAGAGAGTCTTTTAGAAGATTAAGGAAAGGGAGATCGCAGCGTAGAGCGACGACTGCTGGTAGTCCGACGAGAAATCCTACGGAAAAGAAGAAAGATGT TTCCAGTGTCGCGTCTTCACCGATCGGCGATCTCTCGCCGATAGAGTTGAAACCTGTAGAAAGACAAGTCGAAGCGAGACCAGTAGACGACGCATTGGGCTCGATGGTTCGATGTTTATATTTTGCTAGGAGTTATATCATAAGCA TGCAAAATACAACCCCTACACTTTGGGCGGGTACCAATAACGGTACGGTCTATGTATTCACCTTAGCGATTCCCGCCGGTGTTAGAAGAACGGAGGAGGATGTAAATTGTACATTAGGAAAAGAGATTCAATTAAAGCACAGAGCGCCGGTGATCGCTATAACGATTCTCGATGGATCTAGCGTTCCGCTACCGGAGCCGTTCGAAGCCGAAAAAGGTGTGAGTCCTGGTCCCGACATGGCATCTCCTCACAGAGTCGTGATCGCTAGCGAGGAACAATTCAAAATCTTCAATCTTCCGTCGTTGAAACCTTATTGTAAATACAAGCTTACCGCGCACGAGGGTTCGCGTGTAAGGAAAACAGGTTTTGCAAAATTCTCCTGTCCAGTTGAACCTGCCGGCACGCATGAAGAAACTTGTTTATTATGCCTGACCAATCTCGGAGATTGTTTACTGCTCAGTATTCCAGAATTGAGAAGGCAGCTCAACGCAGCGGCCATTAAACGAGAAGATATCAA CGGAATTTCCTCGCTAACCTTTACGAAAGCTGGTGAAGCTTTGTACCTGCACTCCAGTTCGGAACTTCAACGAATTTCATTGTCGACCAGTAAAGTAACGAAAGCGAATTGCGCTCTCAATTTACCGCCAAATGCTAGATCGTACCCGGAAGCTGACAGCGAAGAGACGCAAGAGCAAGGGATCGTCGAAGGAGCGGCTGAAACGGAAGGAGAGACGGCGCAAGGAAGTCAACCGACCACGGTACAGAGGACGATCGTAGAAAACGGTGTAGTCGGTTCCA CCGACGGTGAAGAATCTCCGAAAGAACCTTCTTTGCAACCAGCTGCAAGCACCAACGATGTCAACGGAGAGGATGATCGTCAAGACTTGAGTTCTATAGGAGACATCACGATCGATAGCGTGAAGGATCACTTACT TAACAGTTCACTTTTCAGAAATGCAACATCCTCCGAAGAACTTCATAGTCGTCTTGCAGGGCTTAAAATGGAAGTGACTTCTCgaacttctgaaatttctacacAGAATCAATCCTTAGTGGTAAAGACTACCACCGTTGTTTCGCAAACAACCAACACTACCACCGCCA GCACTACAGTAGAGAGAGAGATACGCAGCGGTACTGAGACTACAACGACACACGCTACCATCACTCTACCTCCAAACGTCGAG ATCAGTGACATTCTACAATAA